In Pelosinus sp. UFO1, one genomic interval encodes:
- a CDS encoding DUF4311 domain-containing protein, producing the protein MDTMTIIFESIIIGALVGFGVGAGAARMFHAPNVQGMGAFRTFGELNACEGDPISHFSFGLGFLFNSWASVVGAGAFTQDVEHRIIPNWAAAALLSKNPKVEETLHNPKKMALAGAAIGIVVVTVMNSTAVAIPASLQVIATKVLVPAANWLINPVMPIVFWMAAIDAGQRSGTWATVLGGLSQLVMGNAVPGIVLGILIGKGVDESGWNHITKTLVVAVVLLFVFSGFFRGFDARLLNEFHIGVPTGLIEFHKIFGSVVK; encoded by the coding sequence ATGGATACAATGACGATAATTTTCGAGTCAATTATTATTGGCGCTTTGGTCGGTTTCGGCGTAGGGGCAGGTGCTGCTAGAATGTTCCATGCACCAAATGTTCAGGGAATGGGGGCTTTTCGGACTTTTGGCGAGCTAAATGCATGTGAAGGTGATCCAATTTCTCATTTCTCTTTTGGTTTAGGATTTTTATTTAATTCTTGGGCATCTGTTGTTGGTGCTGGTGCTTTTACTCAAGATGTAGAACATCGTATTATTCCAAATTGGGCGGCAGCAGCGTTGCTTTCTAAAAATCCTAAAGTGGAAGAAACTTTGCATAATCCAAAAAAAATGGCTTTGGCTGGTGCTGCCATTGGCATAGTTGTAGTTACTGTGATGAATTCAACAGCCGTGGCGATTCCGGCTTCATTGCAAGTTATTGCGACAAAAGTACTAGTCCCAGCAGCCAACTGGCTGATTAATCCAGTTATGCCTATCGTTTTCTGGATGGCAGCTATTGATGCCGGGCAAAGGAGCGGTACATGGGCTACTGTTCTGGGAGGCTTGTCGCAGCTTGTTATGGGAAATGCAGTACCAGGGATTGTCTTAGGTATTTTAATAGGTAAAGGTGTAGATGAAAGCGGTTGGAATCATATTACGAAGACCTTGGTAGTAGCCGTAGTGTTATTGTTTGTATTTAGTGGATTCTTCCGTGGATTTGATGCCAGATTATTAAATGAGTTTCATATTGGTGTACCAACAGGATTGATCGAATTCCATAAAATCTTTGGATCGGTGGTGAAATAG
- the pepF gene encoding oligoendopeptidase F, which produces MFKQTHVFPLALSMMMLSTTSSAVGAPENSQIADRAQIQAEYKWNLEDLYTSDDAWQVDYNKVKAMLPKIAEYKGKLHLSGKDMLACLTLRDEVTMITGKLYPFARMHQDENTADNKYQALTGKARSLNVEVSAATSFIEPEIVSMPTEKLQEIRRQEKGLAIYNFYFDSLIQQKDHVLSPKEEALLSKAGEVAETPATVFNVLANAEVRFPNIKDEQGQEVQLSEGRYTTYLRSSDRRVRQEAFAGVLGSYGQYRNTLAATLNGHVKQHVFFAQAHKYPSAQEAALTPNHIPVAVYDNLIRTVNQNLAPLHRYVALKKKALGVEEIHMYDLYAPIVKDIDIKLTYPEALEVVGRALAPLGEEYIENFNKGIAASWIDVYENQGKRSGAYSWGVYGIHPFVLLNYHGKYSDASTLAHEMGHAMHSYYSAKHQPYPTSDYVIFTAETASTTNEILLIDYMLKHTEDKKTKIYLLNQYLENIRTTLYRQTMFAEFEKAIHEKSEQGETLTADVMEGMYHELNVKYFGSDMVVDKEIDIEWARIPHFYRNFYVYQYATGYSAATAFAEKLQTEGKTAQERYSIYFLKAGGSDTPINILKHAGVDMSTPEPIEITLHKFNRLLDELEILMKEESFTIK; this is translated from the coding sequence ATGTTTAAACAAACCCACGTTTTCCCCTTAGCATTGAGTATGATGATGCTTTCTACTACGTCTAGTGCAGTAGGAGCTCCGGAAAATTCTCAGATTGCTGACCGAGCCCAAATACAGGCTGAATATAAATGGAATCTTGAGGATTTATATACAAGCGATGATGCTTGGCAGGTAGACTACAACAAGGTGAAAGCTATGTTGCCTAAGATTGCCGAATACAAAGGCAAGCTGCATCTTTCGGGTAAGGATATGCTTGCATGTCTTACACTACGTGATGAAGTAACCATGATTACAGGAAAGTTGTATCCTTTTGCCCGTATGCATCAAGATGAAAATACGGCTGATAATAAGTACCAGGCATTAACTGGCAAAGCTCGATCATTAAATGTGGAAGTTAGTGCCGCTACTTCCTTTATTGAGCCTGAAATTGTATCTATGCCAACGGAAAAATTGCAGGAAATTAGGCGCCAGGAAAAAGGGCTAGCTATTTATAACTTCTATTTTGATAGTTTAATCCAGCAAAAAGATCATGTGCTTTCTCCTAAAGAGGAAGCACTACTATCAAAAGCAGGGGAAGTAGCGGAAACTCCTGCTACGGTTTTTAATGTTTTGGCAAATGCAGAAGTTCGGTTTCCCAACATTAAAGATGAGCAAGGACAGGAAGTCCAATTAAGTGAAGGTCGTTACACCACGTACCTTCGCTCGTCAGATCGACGCGTTCGTCAGGAAGCCTTTGCTGGTGTACTAGGTTCTTATGGTCAGTATCGCAACACCTTGGCAGCAACTCTCAATGGGCATGTCAAACAGCATGTGTTTTTCGCCCAAGCCCATAAGTATCCTTCGGCGCAGGAAGCTGCTCTTACGCCAAACCATATTCCTGTAGCCGTATATGATAATTTAATTCGTACCGTAAATCAAAATCTTGCCCCATTACATCGCTATGTAGCCTTAAAGAAGAAGGCCTTGGGCGTAGAAGAAATACATATGTATGATTTATATGCGCCGATCGTAAAGGATATAGATATAAAATTGACCTATCCAGAGGCCTTGGAGGTTGTAGGAAGAGCCTTAGCTCCTTTGGGGGAAGAGTATATCGAAAACTTTAACAAAGGTATAGCAGCAAGCTGGATTGATGTTTATGAAAATCAAGGAAAACGTTCAGGTGCCTATTCTTGGGGTGTTTATGGCATACATCCTTTCGTTCTTTTGAATTATCACGGAAAATATAGCGATGCCTCTACATTAGCCCATGAGATGGGTCATGCCATGCATAGCTACTATAGTGCCAAGCACCAGCCTTATCCTACTTCTGACTATGTGATCTTTACAGCAGAAACTGCTTCTACTACAAATGAAATATTACTCATTGATTATATGCTGAAGCACACAGAAGATAAAAAGACAAAAATATATCTCTTAAATCAATACTTAGAAAATATTCGCACTACCTTATATCGCCAGACCATGTTTGCCGAATTTGAAAAAGCGATTCACGAAAAAAGTGAGCAAGGGGAAACCTTGACGGCTGATGTGATGGAAGGTATGTATCATGAACTTAATGTAAAATATTTTGGTAGTGATATGGTTGTGGATAAAGAAATTGATATAGAATGGGCTCGTATTCCTCACTTTTATCGTAATTTTTATGTATATCAATATGCAACTGGTTATTCAGCAGCAACGGCCTTTGCAGAAAAATTACAAACAGAAGGTAAGACAGCCCAAGAACGGTACAGTATCTATTTCTTAAAAGCTGGTGGTTCAGATACACCAATCAATATTTTAAAACATGCTGGTGTGGATATGTCTACTCCTGAGCCTATCGAAATTACGTTACATAAATTTAATCGTTTGTTAGATGAATTGGAAATTTTAATGAAAGAAGAATCGTTCACAATTAAATAG
- a CDS encoding transcription antiterminator: MILTFRCRQILKKIIDAKRSFKIKDLADEFHVSTRTIKYDLENVRLWLEKQKEQVVQLESKPNLGIWLEGEITAINKIRSMLDNEAGVALLLNQEERSKYIALELLINEKFVTINLLAEKMGVSRNTVVADMQRVERLLQNWRIEMERKVHYGIRAVSSEVNRRLALEYVVQSFLNSNEISYILHSIAREYEFPSRVGNVITTFLLEKDQLKIVCQAIGRIAANIKKVGEQYLSDRMLIGALIRFCVVIQRIKTNNGLTAFDTTVAIQAKEHPFYSIFSEECAALANHLGTEISDTEIGFIWLQSLGNGMYHNELHHNGYKQPVVTGITAEIISKVSQCLKVTYTDDTELFDSLLAHLTDKLAKYEYGVIDPNPLVAEVIQSYPEMFRCVKEVCSEVFAEISVFLTDPDLAYIVLHFQAAYERRYGRSQFRAIVVCGTGRGTARLLKTRLENEIKSLSVLGYCSVLEIEQVLKMQPIDLVISVLPINTECPLVVVNSILTQRDIVAIHKVLKKICGTQLEYTQETPEKKHDFSESFMLMIRNINVTELPFVESISQDIISKGFQLGMLITSEFKEYLSEQAAAGLMLHSLLMVNRLAFGSPYVDFNYSDQPESKRLAELRCKLINVLGEEYRSIPKSEISAILRYFS, encoded by the coding sequence ATTATTCTTACTTTTCGTTGTCGTCAAATACTAAAAAAAATTATAGATGCAAAACGCTCCTTTAAAATTAAAGACTTAGCTGACGAATTTCATGTTAGCACCCGAACTATTAAATATGACTTAGAAAATGTCCGTTTATGGCTAGAAAAACAAAAGGAACAAGTGGTTCAATTAGAATCCAAGCCCAATCTTGGAATATGGCTTGAGGGTGAAATTACAGCTATCAATAAAATTCGCAGTATGTTAGATAATGAAGCAGGCGTGGCCTTGCTGCTTAATCAAGAGGAACGAAGCAAGTATATTGCATTAGAATTATTGATTAATGAAAAGTTTGTTACCATTAATCTTTTAGCTGAGAAAATGGGAGTCAGCCGTAATACAGTAGTTGCTGATATGCAAAGAGTAGAACGGCTTCTTCAGAACTGGCGCATTGAAATGGAACGAAAGGTTCATTATGGTATACGTGCAGTTAGCTCAGAGGTTAACCGTCGGTTAGCGCTGGAATATGTAGTACAAAGTTTTTTAAATAGTAATGAAATTTCATATATTTTGCACAGTATTGCACGTGAGTATGAATTTCCATCTCGTGTAGGTAACGTTATAACCACTTTTTTATTAGAAAAAGACCAGTTGAAAATTGTATGCCAAGCGATTGGGCGTATTGCTGCAAACATTAAGAAGGTAGGAGAACAATATCTTTCTGATCGAATGCTGATTGGTGCGCTAATACGCTTTTGTGTTGTCATTCAAAGGATTAAAACAAACAATGGTCTTACCGCTTTCGATACGACCGTTGCGATACAAGCAAAAGAGCATCCTTTTTATAGTATTTTCAGTGAAGAATGCGCAGCACTCGCTAATCATTTGGGAACCGAGATATCTGATACAGAAATTGGCTTTATCTGGTTACAATCTCTAGGCAATGGCATGTATCATAATGAACTTCATCATAATGGTTATAAACAACCAGTAGTTACAGGCATAACTGCAGAAATAATCAGCAAAGTGAGTCAATGCTTAAAAGTAACGTATACAGATGACACAGAGTTATTTGATAGTCTGCTTGCCCATTTAACAGATAAATTAGCAAAATACGAATATGGCGTTATCGATCCGAATCCCTTGGTAGCAGAAGTCATTCAATCCTATCCAGAAATGTTTAGATGTGTAAAAGAAGTATGCTCTGAAGTATTTGCGGAAATTAGCGTGTTTTTGACAGATCCGGATTTAGCATATATCGTCCTTCACTTCCAAGCAGCATACGAGAGGAGATATGGGAGGTCACAGTTTAGGGCGATTGTGGTTTGCGGTACAGGACGAGGCACGGCTAGGCTGCTGAAGACCAGATTGGAAAATGAAATAAAAAGTTTGAGTGTGCTCGGGTATTGTTCTGTGCTTGAAATTGAGCAAGTCCTCAAAATGCAGCCCATTGATTTGGTGATTAGTGTATTGCCCATCAATACGGAATGCCCCCTTGTTGTTGTCAATTCCATACTTACACAACGAGATATAGTGGCAATTCATAAGGTATTGAAGAAAATATGTGGTACCCAATTAGAATATACCCAGGAGACTCCAGAAAAAAAACATGATTTTTCGGAATCCTTTATGTTAATGATTCGGAACATTAATGTTACAGAGTTACCTTTTGTTGAAAGCATTTCACAGGACATCATTAGTAAGGGATTTCAACTTGGTATGTTAATTACAAGTGAGTTTAAGGAATATCTTTCTGAGCAAGCAGCCGCTGGTTTAATGCTTCATAGTTTGCTTATGGTAAACAGGCTGGCCTTTGGCTCTCCCTATGTTGATTTTAACTATAGTGATCAGCCTGAGAGTAAGCGATTAGCGGAACTGCGGTGTAAATTGATCAATGTGCTAGGTGAAGAGTATCGTAGTATACCAAAAAGTGAAATTAGTGCAATACTTCGATATTTTTCGTGA
- a CDS encoding DgaE family pyridoxal phosphate-dependent ammonia lyase, whose amino-acid sequence MNIYQKFGLRKIINASGKMTVLGASAVHSEIAQALSAAAMDYVDIHELMIAAGKKIAQVTGAENGCPTAGAAPGIAIATAAVIAGENLALVERVPNTDGLKNEIILQKGHSVHFGASLPQMIALGGGKVVEVGQANHVEKDHILGAINEKTAALFYIKSHHAVQKGMQSLETMIAIAKERNIPILVDAAAEEDFKCYIAKGADIVIYSGGKALEGPTSGLICGREDLIKACHKQYKGIGRAMKVGKESIVGLMTALERYELKDDDSQGQMDRMNWLIQELAAVPGIKGALVQDEAGRAIYRAQLTVDEKITGISAITLAKELEAGDPAIYTRNYYANIGIINIDPRPLLLDQEKIIANRIREIMSKCKGKEEK is encoded by the coding sequence ATGAATATTTATCAAAAATTTGGTTTGCGTAAAATAATTAATGCAAGTGGTAAAATGACAGTACTAGGAGCTAGTGCAGTACATTCCGAGATTGCTCAGGCTTTGAGTGCGGCCGCTATGGATTATGTTGATATTCATGAATTGATGATTGCTGCTGGTAAAAAAATTGCACAAGTGACAGGTGCTGAAAATGGCTGCCCTACTGCTGGGGCTGCGCCAGGTATTGCGATAGCTACAGCAGCTGTTATTGCTGGCGAAAATTTGGCACTTGTTGAGAGAGTACCTAATACTGATGGTCTAAAAAATGAAATTATTCTTCAGAAGGGCCATTCTGTACATTTTGGTGCTTCTCTTCCCCAGATGATTGCCTTAGGCGGTGGTAAAGTTGTAGAGGTAGGGCAAGCCAATCACGTGGAGAAAGACCATATTCTTGGAGCAATTAATGAAAAAACAGCAGCATTATTTTACATAAAATCTCATCATGCAGTACAAAAAGGGATGCAGTCCTTAGAGACGATGATTGCTATTGCCAAAGAAAGAAATATTCCTATTCTTGTTGATGCAGCAGCAGAAGAAGATTTTAAATGTTATATTGCTAAGGGTGCTGATATCGTCATTTATAGCGGTGGCAAGGCTCTAGAAGGTCCAACTTCAGGGTTGATCTGCGGTAGAGAGGATTTAATTAAAGCCTGTCATAAGCAATATAAAGGAATTGGCAGAGCAATGAAGGTTGGCAAAGAATCCATTGTTGGTTTGATGACAGCCTTGGAACGATATGAATTGAAAGATGATGATTCACAAGGACAAATGGATCGCATGAATTGGTTGATTCAAGAACTTGCTGCTGTTCCTGGTATCAAAGGTGCCCTTGTGCAGGATGAAGCCGGGCGGGCGATTTATCGAGCGCAACTTACAGTTGATGAAAAGATTACGGGAATCAGCGCGATAACATTGGCTAAAGAATTAGAAGCAGGCGATCCTGCTATTTATACTAGGAATTATTATGCCAACATAGGAATCATCAATATTGATCCTCGTCCTTTATTATTGGATCAGGAGAAAATAATTGCGAATCGTATTCGTGAAATCATGAGTAAGTGCAAGGGGAAGGAAGAAAAATAA
- a CDS encoding SFCGS family glycine-rich protein, whose product MDKKVRVVIGDRLGKGQKVAQGVEQAGGIPILIPGVAADMKVADTMHKEAADFAISFCGSGGAGAITAKTKYGYPVEFGLRSVDAGVTAIRAGKKVVGFGFMDIEELGRRLTEEYIKLQEKNKEVQ is encoded by the coding sequence ATGGACAAGAAAGTTAGAGTGGTAATCGGGGATCGTTTAGGTAAAGGCCAGAAGGTAGCGCAAGGTGTAGAACAGGCTGGTGGTATACCAATCTTGATTCCTGGTGTTGCCGCTGATATGAAGGTGGCGGATACTATGCACAAAGAAGCAGCTGATTTTGCTATCTCATTTTGTGGTAGTGGTGGTGCAGGGGCTATAACAGCAAAAACCAAGTATGGCTATCCTGTTGAATTTGGTCTTCGTTCTGTTGATGCAGGTGTCACAGCCATTCGAGCAGGTAAGAAGGTGGTTGGCTTTGGCTTTATGGATATTGAAGAACTGGGCCGAAGGCTAACGGAAGAGTACATAAAATTACAAGAAAAAAATAAAGAGGTACAATAA
- a CDS encoding amidohydrolase/deacetylase family metallohydrolase, producing MAFDLLIKNGMVIDPISKIHRKYDIAVDAGRIFSIHCPEDFGLENSAKDMLDVQGSLVTPGLIDLHTHVFPDDAELGIGADLVGVQQGVTTLVDAGSAGAVTFPRFVTNVVEKNTTQVLAWINIAGDGLCSGRDELSDLTKLDKENVAERIGQYPIIRGIKVRMSSSVLGNSGLEPLKIAKTLSREVGLPLMVHIGNGPPELGDILDVLDAGDVLTHAFHGKKGGIFKGDEILPEVRQALKRGILFDVGHGNSSFSVQTLQKAQRAGIKPYSISTDIYLANFNGPVYSLTTTLSKFLALDFSLDEVIAATTVAPASILGMEHEIGSLQVGRIADISILTIEDGVFEFIDAENKTFKGRQLLQAKFTIKAGKVLKCR from the coding sequence ATGGCTTTTGATCTTCTGATAAAAAATGGTATGGTTATCGATCCTATTTCTAAAATCCATAGGAAATATGATATTGCTGTTGATGCTGGTCGTATTTTTAGTATCCACTGTCCAGAGGATTTTGGGTTAGAGAATAGTGCAAAAGACATGCTTGATGTCCAAGGTTCTTTGGTTACGCCTGGTTTAATTGATCTTCATACCCATGTATTCCCTGATGATGCTGAGCTAGGTATTGGTGCTGATTTGGTCGGAGTACAGCAAGGGGTCACTACACTAGTAGATGCAGGAAGTGCTGGTGCAGTAACGTTTCCAAGGTTTGTTACAAATGTTGTTGAAAAGAATACAACCCAAGTATTAGCTTGGATTAATATAGCTGGTGATGGATTGTGCTCTGGGCGGGATGAATTAAGTGACCTTACTAAGCTGGATAAAGAGAATGTAGCTGAACGGATTGGTCAATATCCAATCATTCGGGGAATAAAAGTACGAATGAGTAGTTCGGTATTGGGAAATAGCGGTTTAGAGCCTTTAAAAATAGCCAAAACATTATCTCGAGAGGTAGGACTCCCGCTGATGGTCCATATTGGTAATGGGCCGCCTGAGCTTGGAGATATCTTGGATGTTTTGGATGCCGGTGACGTACTTACCCATGCTTTTCATGGTAAAAAAGGTGGTATTTTTAAAGGTGATGAAATACTTCCTGAGGTACGTCAAGCTTTGAAGCGTGGAATCTTATTTGATGTGGGGCATGGAAACTCAAGCTTCAGTGTACAAACATTACAGAAAGCTCAAAGGGCGGGAATTAAGCCCTATTCAATCAGCACGGATATTTACTTGGCTAACTTTAATGGTCCAGTATATAGTTTAACAACTACATTATCAAAATTCTTGGCATTAGATTTTTCCTTGGATGAGGTTATTGCAGCAACCACTGTTGCGCCAGCTTCCATACTGGGGATGGAGCATGAAATTGGCTCATTGCAAGTAGGGAGAATTGCAGATATTAGTATTCTCACGATAGAAGATGGAGTTTTTGAATTTATTGATGCAGAAAATAAGACTTTTAAGGGGCGACAGTTGCTCCAAGCTAAATTCACAATAAAAGCAGGAAAGGTATTGAAATGTAGATGA
- a CDS encoding KDGP aldolase produces MKNVTVRLNLLAKDRQNALDIVEAAEGQVYIGIMVKSFNSNDEAIEKILEFQQANIPVSVGLGAGDPAQWSRVAEVAIKTKPVHVNQVFPAAGYTLAGLKGVGSDHTMVNALISPVSLGKVSVCTGPQSQNFQDSISCDGAAAILHEIGIHSVKFYPIEGQSRLDEVAEMVRAAVRQGIRIFEPTGGIDIHSVHKVVEVCAENGAEIIIPHIYTALVDKATGLTDPKKVAKLLTSLSGN; encoded by the coding sequence ATGAAAAATGTAACTGTTCGTTTAAATTTATTAGCTAAGGATCGTCAGAATGCCTTGGACATTGTAGAGGCTGCTGAGGGGCAAGTATATATTGGAATCATGGTTAAAAGTTTTAACTCCAATGATGAAGCGATAGAGAAAATTCTAGAATTTCAGCAAGCTAACATTCCGGTTTCTGTTGGTTTAGGGGCGGGAGATCCTGCTCAATGGAGTCGGGTTGCTGAAGTGGCTATAAAAACAAAACCAGTACATGTAAATCAAGTGTTCCCGGCTGCTGGTTATACCCTAGCAGGATTAAAAGGTGTCGGTAGCGATCATACAATGGTGAATGCGTTGATTAGCCCTGTAAGTCTTGGAAAGGTATCTGTATGTACAGGACCACAAAGTCAAAATTTCCAAGATAGTATCTCCTGCGATGGTGCTGCTGCCATACTACATGAAATTGGCATACATTCTGTAAAGTTTTATCCTATTGAAGGACAATCAAGATTAGACGAAGTTGCTGAAATGGTACGAGCGGCTGTTCGGCAAGGAATTAGGATATTTGAACCTACGGGCGGAATTGATATTCATTCGGTTCACAAGGTGGTAGAGGTTTGTGCTGAAAATGGTGCTGAAATCATCATTCCTCACATTTATACTGCACTGGTAGACAAGGCAACAGGTCTAACCGATCCTAAGAAAGTTGCTAAGTTACTTACTTCATTGTCAGGAAATTAA
- a CDS encoding PRD domain-containing protein, whose protein sequence is MDLEEMAKFKKLLQMVAINAKQAGLEISEERWLSMGVHLLSAIRRVKKGERLPTVDQFIMDQVSSNMMELSRKILRKIDSEFNDETETVLLALHFETAKNSN, encoded by the coding sequence ATGGATCTGGAGGAAATGGCCAAGTTTAAAAAATTATTGCAGATGGTAGCAATCAATGCAAAACAAGCTGGTCTAGAAATATCTGAGGAACGTTGGTTAAGTATGGGAGTTCATTTGCTATCTGCCATTAGGCGTGTGAAAAAAGGCGAAAGACTTCCTACGGTAGATCAATTTATAATGGACCAAGTGAGTTCGAATATGATGGAGCTTAGTAGAAAGATATTACGAAAAATTGATAGTGAATTTAATGATGAGACTGAAACCGTGTTATTAGCCTTGCATTTTGAGACCGCTAAAAATAGTAATTAA
- a CDS encoding DUF4312 family protein has protein sequence MYKELKHTLSLRGTGESKERAFNDVFSQIKPLVAKTFSNIVLQIEPQEVEVVSAIETSYTEKFLGILFPRKRIRYDIAVNITVRLRMIDMTEIQFEKRNEELSTVQRVLRMQ, from the coding sequence ATGTATAAGGAGTTAAAACATACGTTATCTTTGAGGGGGACAGGTGAGAGCAAAGAAAGAGCTTTTAATGATGTTTTTTCTCAAATTAAGCCCTTGGTAGCCAAGACTTTTTCAAATATCGTTTTACAAATAGAGCCACAAGAGGTTGAAGTAGTATCTGCTATTGAAACCAGTTATACTGAAAAATTTTTAGGCATTTTATTTCCCCGTAAACGGATAAGGTATGATATTGCCGTTAATATTACTGTTCGTCTCAGGATGATTGATATGACGGAAATTCAGTTTGAGAAAAGAAATGAAGAATTATCAACGGTGCAAAGAGTGCTGCGCATGCAGTAA
- a CDS encoding DUF4310 family protein: MENQEKQTELTGFWYSEWAFVLFVAMLSAGIFSGTHMYYVYHIGAFNDIAIVAMLEGGLKTGAYGAAAAFGASFLFARVLEGPLVGILDIGGALQTGIGIGVPAMLLGMGVTAPLASFPLALATGGALGLIIGTIIVLIRKFTISGNSSTFGADVMMGAGNASGRYLGPLIIISATMASIPVGLGAVIGAAIFYVWQKPIAGGAILGAMLLGAFFPILTK; this comes from the coding sequence ATGGAGAATCAGGAAAAACAAACTGAATTAACAGGTTTTTGGTATTCTGAATGGGCTTTTGTTCTCTTTGTAGCTATGCTTTCTGCAGGGATATTTTCTGGTACCCATATGTATTATGTGTATCATATTGGTGCTTTTAATGATATTGCCATTGTGGCCATGTTGGAAGGTGGTTTGAAAACCGGTGCATATGGTGCAGCGGCAGCCTTTGGCGCAAGTTTTCTCTTTGCTCGAGTTTTGGAAGGACCCCTCGTCGGCATTTTGGATATTGGAGGTGCACTGCAGACGGGGATTGGAATTGGTGTTCCTGCTATGCTGCTTGGTATGGGAGTAACAGCTCCGCTGGCGTCTTTTCCTCTTGCGTTAGCTACTGGTGGGGCACTTGGTTTAATAATTGGAACGATCATCGTGTTAATTCGTAAATTTACAATCAGTGGAAACTCATCTACGTTCGGTGCTGATGTTATGATGGGGGCAGGTAATGCATCAGGACGATATTTAGGTCCTCTCATTATTATCTCAGCTACAATGGCTTCCATTCCCGTAGGTTTAGGTGCAGTAATTGGCGCAGCCATATTTTACGTTTGGCAGAAACCTATTGCGGGTGGAGCTATTTTAGGGGCAATGCTGCTTGGAGCCTTTTTCCCTATTCTGACGAAGTAG
- a CDS encoding Cof-type HAD-IIB family hydrolase encodes MHYLDVKLVAIDLDGTLLHDRRQIPKETIQVIQQVKQQGVIFTLASGRSFCSVVPYASQLKIEVPLITHCGAYVADIKKEKIITRRPIDVAKSKEIIRFFEEQGYYIKVYCNEMFFVQEATPKTIEFSRNFNIPYTVVGRGQLRTLNEAPFRIVLQDEPERIQYAKEQLSQWKDAVTVFQDSPRGLEIVDVEVNKGLALGTICRELGIPMSQALAIGNEGNDIAMLRAVGLGIGMGNASTELKQHADIIIPKSNLERGVEYALRKYVLKENI; translated from the coding sequence ATGCACTATTTAGATGTTAAATTAGTTGCTATTGATTTGGATGGAACGTTGTTACATGATAGACGTCAAATTCCCAAAGAAACCATCCAGGTTATTCAGCAGGTTAAGCAGCAAGGCGTAATATTTACATTGGCTTCGGGCAGATCATTTTGCTCGGTGGTTCCTTATGCAAGTCAGTTAAAGATAGAAGTACCCTTGATTACTCATTGTGGTGCCTACGTTGCTGATATAAAAAAGGAAAAGATTATTACCCGAAGGCCTATCGACGTAGCTAAGTCAAAGGAAATTATTAGATTTTTTGAGGAGCAAGGTTACTATATTAAGGTGTATTGTAATGAAATGTTCTTTGTGCAGGAAGCCACGCCCAAAACCATTGAATTTTCGAGGAATTTTAATATTCCTTATACAGTCGTGGGAAGGGGACAACTAAGGACATTGAATGAGGCACCTTTTCGTATTGTTTTACAAGATGAGCCAGAGCGCATTCAGTATGCCAAAGAGCAGCTTAGCCAATGGAAGGATGCGGTCACTGTTTTTCAAGATTCACCACGGGGGTTGGAAATCGTGGATGTTGAGGTAAATAAAGGCCTTGCGTTAGGTACTATCTGCCGAGAATTGGGAATTCCTATGTCACAAGCATTAGCCATTGGAAATGAAGGAAATGATATTGCAATGCTTCGAGCTGTGGGATTGGGAATTGGGATGGGAAATGCTAGTACAGAATTAAAGCAGCATGCAGATATTATCATCCCTAAAAGCAATTTAGAAAGAGGTGTGGAATACGCTTTAAGGAAGTATGTATTAAAAGAAAATATATAA